Proteins from a single region of Streptococcus mitis:
- a CDS encoding HXXEE domain-containing protein, giving the protein MAFYLWMFPLLFIFHDMEEIIGLVPWIRLNETLLAQKVPTILKIHKEMTTEGFALAVFEEFIIVLSITLLAYFSQSRALELVWLGGFVAFALHLLLHIGQSILLRKYIPALITSILCFPISAYLITDIVHLWQVSTSEFFLFSLVGSGIVVINLLFALWIGKKYSTWLVHKNE; this is encoded by the coding sequence ATGGCATTTTATCTTTGGATGTTTCCTCTACTTTTTATCTTTCACGATATGGAAGAAATTATCGGTCTTGTCCCTTGGATCCGTCTCAACGAAACCTTGCTGGCCCAAAAGGTGCCAACTATTCTAAAAATCCACAAAGAAATGACAACAGAGGGATTTGCCCTTGCTGTTTTTGAGGAGTTTATCATTGTCTTATCCATCACTTTATTAGCGTATTTTAGTCAATCTAGAGCGCTCGAATTAGTTTGGTTAGGAGGCTTTGTGGCCTTTGCACTCCATCTCTTGCTCCATATTGGACAATCAATTCTTCTCCGTAAGTATATCCCTGCTCTCATCACTTCTATCCTTTGTTTCCCTATCAGTGCTTATTTGATTACAGACATCGTGCATTTGTGGCAGGTTTCGACTAGCGAATTTTTCCTATTTTCACTGGTCGGTTCAGGCATCGTCGTCATCAATCTCCTCTTTGCCCTTTGGATTGGGAAAAAATATTCCACCTGGCTTGTCCACAAAAACGAATAA
- a CDS encoding toxic anion resistance protein — protein MTEFNFDIDQIANNTVAKVDKTTQIIETNTGSDKTLTFLEKLSPEQQEGIKARVPQLVDQFVTNQNALLDFGQSAVEGVNNTVNRILSEQKKLQIPQVDDLLKNTNRELQGFVVKYKNAEIAELEEKPNFLQRLFNKSKNTLQEFYFDSKTVEQKLDGMAAAVVKQEDVLARNIVSAEMLIEDNTKSIENLVGVISFIEASQTEAGKRAAELKAQVDQLDTSTVEYQAKSQELARMAEVVNTLEQQHTEYVSRLYVAWATTPQMRNLVKVSSDMRQKLGMLRRNTIPTMKLSIAQLGILQQSMKSGVVADAIVNANNAALQMLAETSKEVIPQMERIAQSPTVAVESVTKLAESLVAQNQGIVAAIELGRQKRAQLETTIVKSAEMINDSVKLRDEKIVQALLDQGKAAQKEVQE, from the coding sequence ATGACAGAATTTAATTTTGATATTGACCAGATTGCCAACAATACGGTAGCTAAGGTGGATAAAACAACTCAAATCATCGAGACAAATACTGGCTCAGACAAGACCTTAACCTTCCTTGAGAAGCTGAGCCCTGAGCAGCAAGAAGGAATCAAAGCGCGCGTGCCCCAGTTAGTAGACCAATTTGTCACCAATCAAAATGCTCTTTTGGATTTTGGACAATCTGCTGTCGAAGGTGTGAACAATACGGTCAATCGTATCTTATCAGAACAAAAGAAATTGCAGATTCCCCAAGTGGATGACTTACTCAAGAATACCAACCGTGAGTTGCAAGGCTTTGTCGTCAAATACAAGAACGCTGAAATTGCTGAGTTAGAAGAAAAACCAAACTTTTTGCAACGATTGTTTAACAAGAGTAAAAATACGCTACAAGAATTTTACTTTGACTCAAAAACAGTAGAGCAAAAGCTCGATGGTATGGCTGCCGCAGTGGTTAAGCAAGAAGATGTGCTAGCTCGAAATATCGTCTCTGCTGAGATGTTGATTGAGGACAATACCAAATCCATTGAAAATCTAGTGGGAGTAATTTCCTTTATTGAAGCCAGCCAGACAGAAGCTGGCAAGCGCGCTGCCGAACTAAAGGCCCAAGTTGACCAACTCGATACAAGTACGGTAGAATACCAGGCCAAGTCACAAGAATTGGCCCGCATGGCAGAAGTGGTCAATACCCTTGAACAACAACATACTGAGTATGTCAGCCGTCTCTATGTTGCCTGGGCAACAACACCTCAGATGCGCAATCTTGTGAAGGTCTCATCTGATATGCGCCAAAAATTGGGCATGCTTCGTCGCAATACGATTCCGACAATGAAGCTTTCCATTGCCCAACTTGGTATTTTACAACAATCAATGAAATCAGGTGTCGTGGCAGATGCCATTGTTAATGCCAACAATGCTGCCCTTCAGATGCTAGCTGAAACCAGCAAGGAAGTGATTCCACAGATGGAACGAATTGCCCAAAGCCCGACAGTCGCTGTTGAGTCTGTTACCAAACTGGCTGAAAGTCTGGTTGCACAAAACCAAGGTATCGTCGCAGCTATTGAATTGGGACGCCAGAAACGTGCCCAACTAGAAACAACCATCGTCAAGTCCGCAGAAATGATCAACGATTCTGTCAAACTACGCGATGAGAAAATCGTCCAAGCCCTTCTAGACCAAGGAAAGGCTGCTCAGAAAGAAGTACAAGAATAA